In a single window of the Thiohalospira halophila DSM 15071 genome:
- the soxZ gene encoding thiosulfate oxidation carrier complex protein SoxZ, with protein sequence MTMASNTIRARASVQGGTANVKTLISHPMETGQRTDSSTGEKIPAHYIEEVTVTHNGNQVLVAQMGSAVSKNPYLSFRFDGASSGDTISISWNDNKGESDSMETSIS encoded by the coding sequence ATGACCATGGCCAGCAACACCATCCGTGCCCGCGCCTCCGTCCAGGGCGGCACCGCCAACGTCAAGACGCTGATCTCCCACCCCATGGAGACCGGCCAGCGCACCGACTCCTCCACCGGCGAGAAGATCCCCGCCCACTACATCGAGGAGGTGACCGTCACCCATAACGGCAACCAGGTCCTGGTCGCCCAGATGGGCTCCGCCGTCTCCAAGAACCCCTACCTCTCCTTCCGGTTCGATGGCGCCTCCTCCGGCGACACCATCTCCATCAGCTGGAACGACAACAAGGGCGAATCCGACTCCATGGAAACCTCCATCAGCTAG
- a CDS encoding sensor histidine kinase, with the protein MPDRILRKVYTLRAAVMGFIVLPVLLVAGLLGWSALAKLETEIAERMKEDLELIARSLQEPVGRALDKEREGAVAEAVESALGFSRVYGAYVYDAEGHRIASSGPRAGRLDEGQISELAEAGTEQGRFDQQGDERLYNYFVPLVDSGGRIAGLLQLTRRGSDFDAYIQQIRWQGAAALVIIALLMGTVVFTGHHRAVGRHFQHIRTVLERVGAGERGLRLSEAGPREIRELSTAFNHMLDRIHASERALAEQREKEQALEARLRQSEKMAAIGQLAAGLAHELGSPLSVVRGKAQRALRHTTDEEQARTLHAINEQVARMERIVSQLMDFGRGQRNEQRREPVERAVRAAVHNAEEEAGRRGITLEMDGPVPGPVLAMDRLRLEQAMDNLLRNALQAARSRVRTRWEAVGDEVRLQVEDDGPGLDPDAAARLFEPFYTTKPVGEGTGLGLAVVHGAVREHGGRVEADTSPDLGGARFTLTPPRGGASEEETP; encoded by the coding sequence ATGCCCGATCGCATCCTCCGCAAGGTCTACACCCTGCGAGCCGCCGTCATGGGGTTCATCGTCCTGCCGGTCCTGCTGGTGGCCGGCCTGCTGGGCTGGTCGGCGCTGGCCAAGCTCGAGACCGAGATCGCCGAGCGCATGAAGGAGGACCTGGAACTCATCGCCCGCTCCCTGCAGGAGCCGGTGGGCCGCGCCCTGGACAAGGAACGCGAGGGAGCCGTGGCCGAGGCGGTGGAATCGGCTCTGGGCTTCTCCCGGGTCTACGGCGCCTACGTCTACGACGCCGAGGGCCATCGCATCGCCTCCTCCGGCCCCCGGGCGGGCCGGCTGGACGAGGGCCAGATCAGCGAGCTGGCCGAGGCCGGAACGGAGCAGGGCCGCTTCGATCAGCAGGGGGACGAGCGGCTCTACAACTATTTCGTCCCCCTGGTGGATTCGGGGGGCCGTATCGCCGGCCTACTCCAGCTCACCCGGCGCGGATCCGACTTCGACGCCTACATCCAGCAGATCCGCTGGCAGGGGGCCGCCGCCCTGGTGATCATCGCCCTGCTCATGGGGACCGTAGTCTTCACCGGCCACCACCGCGCGGTGGGACGCCACTTCCAGCATATCCGCACGGTCCTGGAGCGCGTGGGTGCCGGGGAGCGGGGTCTGCGCCTCAGCGAGGCGGGCCCGCGGGAGATCCGGGAGCTCTCCACCGCCTTCAACCACATGCTGGATCGCATCCACGCCTCCGAACGCGCCCTGGCCGAACAGCGCGAAAAGGAACAGGCACTGGAGGCGCGCCTGCGCCAGTCGGAGAAGATGGCCGCCATCGGCCAGCTCGCCGCCGGCCTGGCCCACGAACTCGGCTCCCCGCTCTCGGTGGTCCGCGGCAAGGCCCAGCGGGCGCTGCGCCATACCACCGACGAGGAGCAGGCACGCACCCTGCATGCCATCAACGAGCAGGTGGCCCGCATGGAGCGCATCGTCTCCCAGCTCATGGACTTCGGCCGCGGCCAGCGCAACGAACAGCGCCGGGAGCCGGTGGAGCGGGCGGTCCGCGCCGCCGTCCACAACGCCGAGGAGGAGGCAGGCCGGCGCGGGATCACCCTGGAGATGGACGGCCCGGTGCCCGGGCCGGTCCTCGCCATGGACCGGCTGCGCCTGGAGCAGGCCATGGACAACCTGCTGCGCAATGCCCTCCAGGCGGCCCGCAGCCGGGTCCGGACCCGCTGGGAGGCCGTCGGCGACGAGGTCCGCCTGCAGGTGGAGGACGATGGCCCCGGGCTGGATCCCGACGCCGCCGCCCGCCTGTTCGAGCCCTTCTACACCACCAAGCCGGTGGGCGAGGGCACCGGCCTCGGCCTGGCCGTGGTCCACGGCGCCGTGCGGGAGCACGGCGGCCGGGTCGAGGCCGACACCAGCCCCGACCTGGGGGGCGCCCGATTCACCCTGACCCCCCCCCGGGGGGGAGCGAGCGAGGAAGAGACACCATGA
- a CDS encoding DUF4168 domain-containing protein — translation MQYRSTILALLAAGALATAPAAFGQAQQQGQGAPNMEMNAETLDSFADAYVEVRDIQSDFADQLGSVEDREKAQSLQREAQEEMVSAVEDAGLSVQEYNQVASQMQNDPELREKVMQRTEN, via the coding sequence ATGCAGTATCGTTCCACCATCCTCGCCCTCCTCGCCGCCGGTGCCCTGGCCACCGCCCCGGCCGCCTTCGGCCAGGCTCAGCAGCAGGGCCAGGGTGCACCGAACATGGAGATGAATGCGGAGACCCTGGACAGCTTCGCCGATGCCTACGTCGAGGTCCGGGACATCCAGTCCGACTTCGCCGACCAGCTCGGCAGCGTCGAGGATCGCGAGAAGGCCCAGAGCCTCCAGCGCGAGGCCCAGGAGGAGATGGTCTCCGCCGTGGAGGATGCCGGCCTCTCGGTCCAGGAGTACAACCAGGTCGCCTCGCAGATGCAGAACGATCCGGAGCTGCGCGAGAAGGTGATGCAGCGCACCGAGAACTAG
- a CDS encoding sulfurtransferase TusA family protein: MADFDQELDASGLNCPLPILRAKKSLAGMDAGQTLHVIATDPGAIKDFEAFSKQTGNELLESKEEGGKYYFLIKKS; encoded by the coding sequence ATGGCCGACTTTGACCAGGAACTCGACGCCTCGGGTCTGAACTGCCCCCTTCCCATCCTCCGCGCCAAGAAGAGCCTGGCCGGGATGGATGCGGGCCAGACCCTCCACGTCATCGCCACTGATCCGGGTGCCATCAAGGACTTCGAGGCCTTCTCGAAGCAGACCGGCAACGAGCTGCTGGAGTCCAAGGAAGAGGGCGGCAAGTACTACTTCCTCATCAAGAAGTCGTAA
- the dsrE2 gene encoding sulfur carrier protein DsrE2, translating to MSDDKKLAIIATKGSLDWGYPPFILASTAAALGYETEIFFTFYGLKLLEKKLDVQVTSLGNPGMPMPMPMPVMAQALPGMQAMMTSMMKKKMKSKGVADLADLRQLCVDAEVRMVACQMTVDLFEMDAGNFIDGIELGGAATFFEFAGDADITLFM from the coding sequence GTGTCGGACGACAAGAAACTCGCGATCATCGCGACCAAGGGTTCCCTGGACTGGGGGTATCCGCCCTTCATCCTCGCCTCCACGGCCGCGGCTCTGGGGTACGAGACCGAGATCTTCTTCACCTTCTATGGCCTCAAGCTCCTCGAGAAGAAGCTGGACGTGCAGGTGACCTCGCTGGGTAATCCGGGCATGCCGATGCCGATGCCGATGCCCGTGATGGCGCAGGCGCTCCCGGGCATGCAGGCCATGATGACCTCCATGATGAAGAAGAAGATGAAGTCCAAGGGCGTGGCCGACCTGGCCGACCTGCGGCAGCTCTGCGTGGATGCCGAGGTCCGGATGGTCGCTTGTCAGATGACGGTGGACCTCTTCGAGATGGATGCCGGCAACTTCATCGACGGTATCGAGCTCGGTGGGGCGGCTACCTTCTTCGAATTCGCCGGCGACGCCGATATCACCCTGTTCATGTAA
- a CDS encoding sigma-54-dependent transcriptional regulator encodes MTAGTPGQPNPATILLVEDDNDLRELLHDELADAGHTVTAVASAEAARERLDPVPELVITDLRLPGEDGLALLGRLQGLGESPAVILITAFGTVPQAVEALKQGADDFLTKPLDLDHFRLAVGRALETRRLRREVARYRRVLDEENGFHGILGRSAPMQRLFEQIRAVARADGPVLIIGESGTGKELVAHAVHAESPRADRPFVAVNCAGIPADLMESELFGHTAGAFTGAQRARRGLFAEAEGGTLFLDEIGEMPLEMQSKLLRVLQDGAVRPVGANREQHVDVRIVAATNRDLEEQVARGDFREDLYYRLETFALTIAPLRQRDDDIERLAARFLERFAAAQGKAIQGLESDALARLKAYPFPGNVRELANAMERAVTFCNGETIRTDHLPERMGNTRPEAASGGDDPWGDDPGSLPTLAEVERRYIDHVLKVTNGNKRRAATILDIGRRTLYRRLEGEEPSADPAGGV; translated from the coding sequence ATGACCGCCGGTACCCCGGGCCAGCCGAATCCCGCCACCATCCTCCTGGTGGAGGATGATAACGACCTGCGTGAGCTCCTCCACGACGAACTCGCCGACGCCGGCCACACCGTCACCGCCGTCGCCTCCGCCGAGGCGGCCCGGGAGCGGCTCGACCCGGTCCCGGAGCTGGTAATCACCGACCTCCGACTACCCGGCGAGGACGGCCTGGCGCTGCTGGGCCGCCTCCAGGGGCTGGGGGAGAGCCCGGCGGTGATCCTCATCACCGCCTTCGGCACCGTCCCCCAGGCAGTGGAGGCGCTCAAGCAGGGCGCCGACGACTTCCTCACCAAGCCCCTGGACCTGGACCACTTCCGCCTGGCCGTGGGACGCGCCCTGGAAACCCGGCGGCTGCGCCGGGAGGTGGCGCGCTACCGCCGGGTCCTGGACGAGGAGAACGGCTTCCACGGCATCCTGGGCCGCAGCGCCCCCATGCAGCGGCTGTTCGAGCAGATCCGGGCCGTGGCCCGGGCCGACGGGCCGGTCCTCATCATCGGCGAGAGCGGTACCGGCAAGGAGCTGGTGGCCCACGCCGTCCACGCCGAGAGCCCTCGGGCGGACCGACCCTTCGTGGCCGTGAACTGTGCCGGGATCCCGGCCGACCTCATGGAGAGTGAGCTCTTCGGGCACACTGCCGGCGCCTTCACCGGGGCCCAGCGCGCCCGTCGCGGCCTCTTTGCCGAGGCCGAGGGCGGCACCCTCTTCCTGGACGAGATCGGCGAGATGCCGCTGGAGATGCAGTCCAAGCTCCTGCGCGTCCTCCAGGACGGCGCCGTGCGCCCGGTGGGCGCCAACCGGGAGCAGCACGTGGACGTACGCATCGTCGCCGCCACCAACCGCGACCTGGAGGAGCAGGTGGCCCGGGGCGACTTCCGCGAGGACCTCTACTACCGGCTGGAGACCTTCGCCCTGACCATCGCCCCCCTGCGCCAGCGTGACGACGACATCGAGCGCCTGGCCGCCCGCTTCCTGGAGCGCTTCGCCGCCGCCCAGGGCAAGGCCATCCAGGGCCTGGAGTCCGACGCCCTGGCCCGGCTCAAGGCCTACCCCTTCCCGGGCAACGTCCGCGAGCTGGCCAATGCCATGGAGCGGGCGGTGACCTTCTGCAATGGCGAGACCATCCGCACCGACCACCTCCCCGAGCGCATGGGCAACACGCGACCGGAGGCCGCATCCGGCGGCGACGACCCCTGGGGGGACGACCCCGGCTCCCTGCCCACCCTGGCAGAGGTGGAGCGGCGCTACATCGACCACGTCCTGAAGGTCACCAATGGCAACAAGCGGCGTGCCGCCACCATCCTGGATATCGGCCGCCGCACCCTCTACCGGCGCCTGGAGGGGGAGGAGCCGAGTGCCGATCCGGCCGGCGGGGTGTGA
- the soxY gene encoding thiosulfate oxidation carrier protein SoxY, translating into MNRRIFLKGTLAGSAMAAAVGAGLVTPGRVLAAWPKEAFEAESVDNALDNLFGDTSMEAADNINIKAPDIAENGAVVPITVDTDMDGVESIAIISEKNPTPLTSNFKLADNTHGFVSTRIKMGETSDVIALVRANGTSYTARKEVKVTIGGCGG; encoded by the coding sequence ATGAACCGTCGCATTTTCCTCAAGGGCACCCTGGCCGGCTCGGCCATGGCCGCCGCCGTCGGCGCCGGCCTCGTCACCCCCGGCCGCGTCCTCGCCGCCTGGCCCAAGGAGGCCTTCGAGGCCGAGTCCGTCGATAACGCCCTCGACAACCTCTTCGGCGATACCTCCATGGAGGCCGCCGACAACATCAACATCAAGGCCCCCGACATCGCCGAGAACGGCGCCGTGGTCCCGATCACCGTCGATACCGACATGGACGGCGTCGAGTCCATCGCCATCATCTCGGAGAAGAACCCCACACCCCTGACCAGTAACTTCAAGCTGGCCGACAACACCCACGGGTTCGTCTCCACCCGCATCAAGATGGGCGAGACCTCCGACGTCATCGCCCTGGTTCGCGCCAACGGCACCAGCTACACCGCCCGCAAGGAGGTGAAGGTGACCATCGGCGGCTGCGGCGGCTAA
- the soxX gene encoding sulfur oxidation c-type cytochrome SoxX — protein sequence MRFPLAATAVAAMLGLSGLAMVPGSAVAADEEVIEEGRDLAFNRTKGNCLACHQIQGGNLAGNIGPPLVAMSSRLSKEELRSQLEDSTDRDPNTMMPPFKKHGILTDEEIDKIVEFVYQL from the coding sequence ATGCGATTCCCGCTCGCCGCCACCGCCGTCGCGGCCATGCTGGGCCTTTCGGGCCTGGCCATGGTCCCCGGTTCCGCCGTGGCTGCGGACGAAGAGGTCATCGAGGAAGGCCGCGACCTGGCCTTCAACCGGACCAAGGGCAACTGCCTCGCCTGCCATCAGATCCAGGGCGGCAACCTGGCGGGCAACATCGGCCCGCCGCTGGTGGCCATGAGTTCGCGCCTGAGCAAGGAGGAGCTGCGTAGCCAGCTCGAGGACTCCACCGATCGCGACCCGAATACCATGATGCCCCCCTTCAAGAAGCACGGCATCCTGACGGACGAAGAGATCGACAAGATCGTCGAATTCGTCTACCAGCTGTAA
- a CDS encoding M48 family metalloprotease gives MRVGGARRRPLLAALTALALWTPALSAVELPDLGTSADRVMSPADEARIGAEFFRSLRQHVELVEDPELQAYIRNLGYRLAAHSGASTDFRFFIVKDPRINAFAAPGGYVGFNAGLILEARNESELAGVVAHEIAHVSQRHIARSSEAAEDMSLPMAASIIAAILLGGQDPELGQAALAATMAGGTQYRIDFTRANEAEADRVGIDMLAAAGFDPEGMPRFFERLQARDRLGAPVVPEFLRTHPVTLSRIADSRNRAASYDIEATEDHGDFHHARAKLRVLIQEDAESLIERYRTILGEQDGASWARYGLALALAEARQTEAALTEIEQLRREHPQRLAYRIAQARLQRLADDPAAAVATYRAALELYPGNASLVRYLAQTLLDQERADEARTLLRDHMRRHDRGPAFYRLLARAEEGGGHAARRDAALAEFHYRTGRTPEAIRLLRRALDGTEDEALIRRWQARMEEYRQRAMADEQSGARQGSSQAR, from the coding sequence ATGCGGGTCGGCGGCGCCCGCCGCCGACCGCTGCTGGCAGCGCTGACTGCACTGGCCCTCTGGACGCCAGCGCTGTCCGCCGTCGAGCTTCCCGATCTGGGTACCAGCGCGGATCGGGTGATGAGTCCCGCCGACGAGGCGCGCATCGGCGCCGAGTTCTTCCGCAGCCTGCGCCAGCACGTAGAGCTGGTGGAAGACCCCGAACTCCAGGCCTACATCCGCAATCTGGGCTACCGCCTGGCGGCCCACAGCGGGGCGAGCACCGACTTCCGCTTCTTCATCGTCAAGGATCCGCGGATCAATGCCTTCGCGGCCCCCGGGGGCTACGTCGGTTTCAATGCCGGCCTGATCCTGGAGGCCCGGAACGAGTCCGAGCTCGCCGGGGTGGTGGCTCACGAGATCGCGCACGTCAGTCAGCGCCATATCGCGCGCTCCAGCGAGGCAGCGGAGGACATGAGCCTGCCCATGGCGGCCTCCATCATCGCTGCCATCCTGCTGGGCGGACAGGACCCCGAACTGGGCCAGGCCGCCCTGGCCGCCACCATGGCCGGGGGAACCCAGTACCGTATCGATTTCACCCGAGCCAACGAGGCCGAGGCGGACCGCGTGGGGATCGACATGCTCGCCGCGGCCGGATTCGACCCCGAGGGCATGCCGCGCTTCTTTGAGCGGCTCCAGGCGCGGGACCGCCTGGGGGCTCCGGTGGTCCCGGAATTCCTGCGGACTCACCCCGTCACCCTCAGCCGGATCGCCGACTCCCGTAATCGGGCCGCCAGCTACGACATCGAGGCAACCGAGGACCACGGAGATTTCCACCACGCCCGGGCCAAGCTCCGCGTCCTTATACAAGAGGACGCGGAGTCCCTCATCGAACGCTACCGCACGATCCTCGGCGAACAGGACGGGGCCAGCTGGGCCCGGTACGGCCTGGCACTGGCCCTGGCCGAGGCGCGCCAGACCGAGGCGGCCCTGACGGAGATCGAGCAGTTGCGGCGCGAACACCCGCAAAGGCTCGCCTACCGCATCGCACAGGCCCGGCTCCAGCGCCTGGCCGACGACCCTGCAGCCGCCGTCGCCACTTACCGCGCCGCGCTGGAGCTCTATCCCGGCAACGCCAGCCTGGTTCGCTATCTCGCCCAGACTCTTCTGGATCAGGAGCGCGCGGACGAGGCCCGCACCCTCCTTCGGGACCACATGCGCCGCCACGACAGGGGGCCGGCCTTCTACCGGCTGCTGGCACGTGCCGAGGAGGGCGGTGGCCATGCAGCACGTCGGGATGCAGCACTAGCCGAGTTCCACTACCGCACCGGGCGCACTCCCGAGGCGATTCGCCTCCTCCGCCGTGCCCTGGATGGCACCGAGGACGAGGCGCTCATCCGGCGCTGGCAGGCCCGGATGGAGGAATACCGTCAACGTGCCATGGCCGATGAGCAATCCGGCGCACGCCAGGGATCCAGCCAGGCACGCTAG
- a CDS encoding alpha/beta hydrolase, which translates to MTETTEPAPAAVVEAAEPANAAVIWFHGLGADGHDFEPIAGELGLPPTVRFVFPHAPSQSVTVNGGLAMPAWHDIASADLTGDVDREGIAASVETARAFIAAERQRGIPAERIVIAGFSQGGVVALHAGVGAEEPLGGIVALSTFFPDAEATLARAPEATRATPVFLAHGEEDTIVLPDYGREAGRALEGRGHPVTSRTYPMAHAVCPEEIADIGRWLGERLG; encoded by the coding sequence ATGACCGAGACCACCGAGCCCGCCCCCGCCGCCGTCGTCGAGGCGGCCGAGCCGGCCAACGCCGCCGTGATCTGGTTCCACGGTCTGGGGGCCGACGGCCACGACTTCGAGCCCATCGCCGGGGAGCTGGGGCTGCCGCCGACGGTGCGCTTTGTCTTCCCCCACGCCCCCAGCCAATCGGTAACGGTGAATGGTGGGCTCGCCATGCCGGCCTGGCACGATATCGCCAGCGCCGATCTTACCGGGGACGTGGATCGCGAGGGGATCGCGGCCTCGGTGGAGACCGCCCGGGCCTTCATCGCCGCCGAGCGCCAGCGCGGGATCCCGGCGGAGCGGATCGTCATCGCCGGCTTCTCCCAGGGCGGGGTGGTCGCCCTCCACGCCGGGGTCGGCGCGGAAGAGCCCCTGGGCGGTATCGTGGCGCTGTCCACCTTCTTCCCCGACGCCGAGGCGACCCTGGCCCGGGCCCCCGAGGCGACCCGCGCAACCCCGGTCTTCCTCGCCCACGGCGAGGAGGACACCATCGTCCTCCCCGACTACGGCCGGGAGGCCGGTCGGGCGCTGGAGGGGCGGGGCCACCCCGTCACCAGCCGGACCTACCCCATGGCCCACGCCGTCTGCCCCGAGGAGATCGCCGACATCGGCCGCTGGCTGGGGGAGCGGCTGGGCTAG